In the Clarias gariepinus isolate MV-2021 ecotype Netherlands chromosome 10, CGAR_prim_01v2, whole genome shotgun sequence genome, GTTTAACCTTGAATCCTGGAAAACCGTTGGAACTAAGGTGCAAAGGAACCAAGATTGGCTGGGCATACCCATCTTATTTGGACATTTTTAATGATTCCCGTCTCAGGTACTTCAGTTATTTTGCTCAAGTTTTAATTTTTCTGGTCCtgattagtattattattgtaatagttGTAAACAAATATTCGCTCCcaaagcaaaaattaaaaaagaaatataacccGAGGTGACATGAGGGGGACCTCTTGAGGGAGCTTATCACATTACAAACTTTAGCTTCTCCAATAATCTAATGATATAAATGTATCTCTTCTTTATATTGTCGTATTAGCATTATCCAGAATGATAAGTTTAGTCAACTGACCCTGACATCACCCTCTGCTGCTGATACTGGAGAATACAGCTGCTGGGTGATACTCTGTGATGGTGATGAGTGTGAGAAGGACACAGATCGAGTCTCCAGCACCTACATATACTTTGCAGGTAGAGCAGATCTTAACAGTCCTTAATATTATAATAGCATTGTTTTTGTAATAATGGCCCTAACACTCAATGCTCTTTAGAGACCTAAAGAAATCATACAAACGTCTTTATCTCTCTGCCAAGACAAAGATGAACTATTTGTCCCATCACCAATCCACTTTGAGATTGTGTTCCTGAGGCCTGATAAACCTGCGACAGTGCCCTGCCGAGTCACAAACCCTAAGGCCACAGTGTCACTACACAGGGAAATGCCTCCAGAGGAGATCCAGGCTGATGGAAGTCTTATCTCCTACAACCCCACCAAAGGATTTATCCTGCACAGCCCAAGCCCCGAGCACATGGGGGCTTTTTACTGCAAAGCTACGAGCATCACAAAAACCACACCACAGGTTTCCAATAAGTACCAACTGCTTTACCTTGAAGGTCAGAAAGACGTTACTAATAAACAGGACATGTGTAATGTGATGTCTAAATAGTGAGATTAGTGTATAtggataaaatttaaatttgttgtgtattttctttttctcttttcactcTAGTACCTAGTGGTCCTCCATATGCAACTATTCAGGCCTCCTCAAATGAAGTGGGTGGGGGTGAGATCTTAAACATCACCTGCACAGTTCTGGGTGAGCCTGAGATGGATGTGAAATTCAGCTGGACTTATCCAGGACAGGTAAACAACATAACATTAATaacataattgaaaaaaaaaaaagtttattaccAAACAAAAAATTTAGTAGTGTTTTAATTTTGTACAGCAAAGTGCAGAAGAATACATGAAGGTGGCCATTATTTATTGTGCATTAATTATAAACCTCAGCCAGCATCCTTCTCATCAGTTCAGTATATTAGCTCA is a window encoding:
- the pdgfrl gene encoding platelet-derived growth factor receptor-like protein, giving the protein MKLRVLLLLSLLLLEIQNGDSQQTKIKKDASLRPGRKRVKGRNPKVKDKEVGGKFQSILTQVLDKGRFLRLGDSLTLNPGKPLELRCKGTKIGWAYPSYLDIFNDSRLSIIQNDKFSQLTLTSPSAADTGEYSCWVILCDGDECEKDTDRVSSTYIYFADKDELFVPSPIHFEIVFLRPDKPATVPCRVTNPKATVSLHREMPPEEIQADGSLISYNPTKGFILHSPSPEHMGAFYCKATSITKTTPQVSNKYQLLYLEVPSGPPYATIQASSNEVGGGEILNITCTVLGEPEMDVKFSWTYPGQGQRPVSIQDSLRLINRGMGQITRISQSIMIVDDVETIDFGNYICTAKNANGETSVATQVKSYH